The sequence below is a genomic window from Actinomycetota bacterium.
TCGACCTCATCGGCGGCCTCGCCCGGACGCGCGCGGCTGATTCGCCAGTTCTGGCAGTGGCCGCACTTCATCGAACAGCCGATGCTTCCGATGGACAGAACTGCCGTGCCCGGGAAGTAGTGATACACCGGCTTCTTCTCGATGGGGTCAGCCGCGATCGAGGAGATCGTGCCGTAGGTGAGAGCGATCAGCGTCCCGTCCACGTTCTTGCGGACCCCGCAAACACCGGTCGCACCCGCAGAGATCAGGCAGCGATGCGGGCACAATCCGCAGCGGATCCGGTCGCCCTCTTGTTCCCAAAGAAGCGCGGTATACACGTAGTCTGCCCTTATCCCGCCGCCAACCGGACCTGGTTTCGGCCCGAGCGCTTCGCTGTGTACATCGCGCTATCGGCTGCCTCGAGGAGCGTGAGAGGCTTGGTCACGTGCCCGCTCGCTGCCGCCACCCCGATCGAGACGGTGACTTTCACCGTGTCGCCGACGAACGACAGCTTCGACACCGCCTCGCAGAGCTTCTCGCCAACGACGTAGGCCTCCGTCTTGCCGATCCCCGGGAGGATGATCGCGAACTCATCGCCACCGTAGCGGATCGGTATGTCTGTCTCGCGGACCAGTTCTGTGATCAGTCTTCCGACGCCGCACAGCACCTCGTCACCCACCGTGTGACCGCTGCCATCATTGACCGCTTTGAATGCATCTATGTCGAGCACGAGTAGTGACACCGGAGTGCCGTATCGCTCGGTGCGCGCAACTTCCTCGGCAAGCCGCTTGTCGAACACACGCCTGTTCCACAGACCAGTGAGGGGGTCAACGGTCGCGGACTCCTCGAGTTCCTCGACGTTCTGTCGCATGCGTTCCTTCTGCAGCGGAAAGCACATTTCCCACGTGGACCGATCCGAGATGATGGCGATCGCGTGATCGGCGCACGTGTCGTAGCCGCACGCCCCGCAGTCGAGAGGTTCGTCGTGTGAGATGAACCCGGTCTGCTGAAGCTCCGCATCGATCTCCTCGGCGGAAGGGCGCTCTTGCTTGACGGGCGCGGGCTTGAACGTGCGCAGAACGTCGATCTGGGGCAGGTACGAAAGCAAAGCCCTGCTGCTTATGCCTGACGAACGCCCGGAGGAACGCTCGGCGGACATCACATTGCGTTTCGCGAAGACGGACATGCCGGGCTTGACCGCGGGACCGTCGATGCAGCCCTCGCAGTTGAGAGCGTCGATGACGGAGGGGGCCGCCTCGCCGCGCTCGATCGCCGCAAGCAGCCGATCGAGCTGACGCAGGCCGCGCACGGTCTGAACCCCGGCGTCGGTCACGAGATGGCTTTCCAGGGTGCGCCGCGGGAAACCGTCGATGAGAGAGATCTCCTTGAGCGGCTGCGGTCGCCTCGTGCCAGCATGCGTCGCCATGGAGAGCGGGGGACGCGGCTTCAGCTCCGCCAATAGCTTCTGGAGCTCGAGGAAGTCGATTGCAACGTCGACGGCGCCCGCGAATCCAGATTCGTAGATCTCGTCTTTGCGGGCGTAGCACGGCGACACGTACACGACGGCGGTGTCGGCGGGGTAGACCGCCCTCACGAGACGGGCCTGTGCGACATATGGAGGGACGATCGGCGTCAGCGTCGAGCTCAGAGACGGATGGTACCGCCGAACCCAGTCGGCTACGACGGGGCACGTGGAGCGCAGCGTGAGCGAGGGGCACGGCCGGGCATGCGACCGTTCGTACTCAAGGGCAACGAGCTCCTCGCCAAGGAGTGTGGTCTCGACCGCGTGGAACCCGACGGACTCGAGTGTCCTTTCGACTTCCATGGGGGAGAGAGGGTGCATCGCAGCGACGAACTCGGTCGCAAGTATCGCAACGACGGGGCGTCCGGTCGCAAGCAGGCGCACTACCCTGCCGGTGTCGTCGCGAACGCGAAACGCATCGCTGCTGCACTCGGACACGCAGGCTCCGCACTTCACGCAACGCTCTTCGATGACCTCGCAATGCCCGGCAACCACGCGAATCGCCTTTGCCGGGCAATCGCGAACGCAGCTCCAGCACTCGCGACAGGAGGTCTCGGTGCTCCGGATGAGCGGCTCAGCCGGCGCGACGAGACCCGGCGCGACCCGAGGCGCCTGGCTCTCCTGATGTGTCGTGCGGCCCCCGAACATACCGGTTCACCCTCCGTGTGGGTCACTGATCCTCTTCGGCCAGCCGTTTCGCAAGTCCCGCCGCCTTGAGAACGGCGAGAAGCGGCCACCCGAGGGCGTACACGATGATGCCCTCACAGACACCGATGGTGACGACGCCATAGGCGTACATCACCAACCATGCACCCTCCAAGTCTACTCCCAACAGCGGAACACGGTAGAGTCCGAGTCCGGCAAGCAGGAACGGAAGGTAGGCAGGCACGATCAGGGCGTTGAAGATCACCGGACCGGCAAGCGCCAACGCAGTCCGTGCGCGGAATCGCCAGGTCCAGAGTGCACCGGCGAGAGTCGCGATCGAGCCGAACACAACGTCGAGCAAGGCGATGGGGCCGACGGTCGCCAGGTTGAATGCGTTCGCCACCAACGTGCCGAGGAACAACCCGGGGATCGCGGCAGGGGTGAGTACCGCGAGCACGGTAACGGCCTCGCTCGGTCTGAACTGGATAAGGCCCCACCCCAGGTATGCGGGGAACTGCAGCACCACGATGGTCATCGCCGCGTAGACGGCGGCAATGAGACCAGAGCGCGCAATAAGCCGTGTGTGCTTCATCGGGACCTTCCACCACAGAACGGTTGCGTGCGGGGATTCTAGCACGGACCTGCGGGACTCACATGAGCGCTAGGCGGGAAGCTGATCCTCAGGGGCCGGTCTCTGGACGAACAGGCCCGTGGAGGCGGCAAGGGCCTTCCGGTCGAGGGCGTCCACCAGTGCCTCCACGATCTCCGGATCGAACTGCGTTCCCGCGCCCGCACGAAGCTCCGTGCGCGCCTCGGCGAAGGTGCGTCGCGGCCGATACGGCCACTCGGAGGTGATCGCGTCGAAAGCGTCGGACACCGCAAGTATCCGCGCCAGAAGCGGAATCTCCTCACCGGCTAGCTCGGCAGGGTATCCGGCGCCGTCCCAACGCTCGTGGTGGTGCAAGACCACCGGCTTGACCGCATCGAGGAAGTCGATCTGCTCGAGAATCCCCACACCGATCTCCGGGTGCCTGCGCATCTCCGCCATCTCGTCGTCATTGAGCTTGGTCGGCTTGAGCAGTATCTCCTCGGACAGTCCGGTCTTCCCGATATCGTGCAGAAGCCCGGCGAACCGAAGCACCTCGATGTCTTCGATCGCCAGACCGATCTCCTGGCCGACAAGCATCGCGAGTTCCATGACGCGCCCCGCGTGGCCAGGAGCAGCGTGCTCGGAGAGATCCAAGGTCGCCGAGAGCGCCGCGACCGTCTTCGCATAGTCGTCACGCACCCGGGCGAAGACGGCGACCCGCTCGAATGTCTTTGATGCGTGCTCGGCCATTCCAAGCAGAAGGCGATGATCGAACGACTGGAAGGATCGTCCGTTCCCTGCCGCCACGAATACATAGCCCATCACATGCTCGTGCACCATGATCTCGACCGACAGCACCGACCAGGTCCCGTCGTCGGGCGCGTCCGGAGCGAGCCTCCCGAGTGATGTGATGTGCCTGACCGAGGAGAACGGCTCGACGGCAACATCTCGTCCGGTGGCCTCCCCGAGAATCCTCTCGACCGACGCCTCCGTGAGATCGGTCCCGAACGCGACTGTCGCATCGTCGAGACCCCACCCTGTGATGACGCAGCCCGCCAGATCGAAGTCGAATGTCTTGCTCAGCACGCTCAGCGTCGCCGTCGCGACCTCCGCCAAGTCCGTGCAGTCAGCCAGCCACTTCGAGAACTCGCCGAGGTGCATGAGCTCGTGCATGGTCCGATAGGCGTCATCCCTCCCGTGGGCCGTCTCGATCACGCTCGCGGCCATCTCGGCAAATCGCTCGAGGAGCCTCATCTCGTCTCCCCGGAGCTTCCTGTCTTTGCGGCACAAAGCGATGTTGAGCACGCCCTGCACCGAGTCAGCCCGCACGAGAGGAACGGACACGGCGGTCGTGATGCCACGACCGGGCTTGAGGCTTCGATTCGCTTGACCGTCGCGATCGCCGTTCACCAGAACGCTCCGGCCCGTCGCGGCAACGCGACCCGCGATACCGTCTCCGACATGGATGATAGCCCCGAGAGCATCCCTGCTGGCGTCGCCGCGGGCGGCCACCACCTCAAGCATGTCGGTCCCGGGGCGGAGGAGCATCAGTGAGCCGCTGTCGGCAGCAACGATTGCCATGGCGCGAGCGACGATGACGTCGAGGACTTCGTCCAGACGGTACTCGATCTCGTTGAGCTCCTTGCCGACTTCGACGAAGACCTCGAGTTCGCGTGTTCGCTCTGCCCAGCTCTTGTTCTCAAGCGCCCGTGCGACGGCACCTTGGGCCATCGCGCGGGTCATGACCACGAGGGACTCCACCTCGCGCTTGGTTCGAACAGGTATCTCTCTCACGGCCTTGCGCGCCCCGAACTCCGAAACACCGCGGGCCAGCAACCTCTCGAAAAGACGTTTGCGGTCGCGTGTAGAAGACACGAATCCGCCAACAATGACCACGCAGGTCCGTCGATCATCGATCTCCACGGGGGCGACGTAGGCCGGGAGTCCGGCGCGACAGGTGATCCGGGAGATCTCTGAGGACTTGATCTCAGGGGCTTCCCCGAAGCACGTCGCGTGTGCGTCCCTCGCACCCGTCGCGAGCTCGCAATACTCGCAACGGCCACGCGAACAGACCAGCGTGCGCGCATCGGAATCGAGGACGTCGACAATGAGACCGGTGGCCTCAAGGAGAGCATCGATCGCATCACGCCACGCGCGTCCGCCGAAAGCGCTGTTGAGTACATCTCTTC
It includes:
- a CDS encoding HD domain-containing protein, with product MAPGRDVLNSAFGGRAWRDAIDALLEATGLIVDVLDSDARTLVCSRGRCEYCELATGARDAHATCFGEAPEIKSSEISRITCRAGLPAYVAPVEIDDRRTCVVIVGGFVSSTRDRKRLFERLLARGVSEFGARKAVREIPVRTKREVESLVVMTRAMAQGAVARALENKSWAERTRELEVFVEVGKELNEIEYRLDEVLDVIVARAMAIVAADSGSLMLLRPGTDMLEVVAARGDASRDALGAIIHVGDGIAGRVAATGRSVLVNGDRDGQANRSLKPGRGITTAVSVPLVRADSVQGVLNIALCRKDRKLRGDEMRLLERFAEMAASVIETAHGRDDAYRTMHELMHLGEFSKWLADCTDLAEVATATLSVLSKTFDFDLAGCVITGWGLDDATVAFGTDLTEASVERILGEATGRDVAVEPFSSVRHITSLGRLAPDAPDDGTWSVLSVEIMVHEHVMGYVFVAAGNGRSFQSFDHRLLLGMAEHASKTFERVAVFARVRDDYAKTVAALSATLDLSEHAAPGHAGRVMELAMLVGQEIGLAIEDIEVLRFAGLLHDIGKTGLSEEILLKPTKLNDDEMAEMRRHPEIGVGILEQIDFLDAVKPVVLHHHERWDGAGYPAELAGEEIPLLARILAVSDAFDAITSEWPYRPRRTFAEARTELRAGAGTQFDPEIVEALVDALDRKALAASTGLFVQRPAPEDQLPA
- a CDS encoding QueT transporter family protein is translated as MKHTRLIARSGLIAAVYAAMTIVVLQFPAYLGWGLIQFRPSEAVTVLAVLTPAAIPGLFLGTLVANAFNLATVGPIALLDVVFGSIATLAGALWTWRFRARTALALAGPVIFNALIVPAYLPFLLAGLGLYRVPLLGVDLEGAWLVMYAYGVVTIGVCEGIIVYALGWPLLAVLKAAGLAKRLAEEDQ
- a CDS encoding diguanylate cyclase; translated protein: MFGGRTTHQESQAPRVAPGLVAPAEPLIRSTETSCRECWSCVRDCPAKAIRVVAGHCEVIEERCVKCGACVSECSSDAFRVRDDTGRVVRLLATGRPVVAILATEFVAAMHPLSPMEVERTLESVGFHAVETTLLGEELVALEYERSHARPCPSLTLRSTCPVVADWVRRYHPSLSSTLTPIVPPYVAQARLVRAVYPADTAVVYVSPCYARKDEIYESGFAGAVDVAIDFLELQKLLAELKPRPPLSMATHAGTRRPQPLKEISLIDGFPRRTLESHLVTDAGVQTVRGLRQLDRLLAAIERGEAAPSVIDALNCEGCIDGPAVKPGMSVFAKRNVMSAERSSGRSSGISSRALLSYLPQIDVLRTFKPAPVKQERPSAEEIDAELQQTGFISHDEPLDCGACGYDTCADHAIAIISDRSTWEMCFPLQKERMRQNVEELEESATVDPLTGLWNRRVFDKRLAEEVARTERYGTPVSLLVLDIDAFKAVNDGSGHTVGDEVLCGVGRLITELVRETDIPIRYGGDEFAIILPGIGKTEAYVVGEKLCEAVSKLSFVGDTVKVTVSIGVAAASGHVTKPLTLLEAADSAMYTAKRSGRNQVRLAAG